gggaattttgtGCACAAAACTAAATGCCTGCaggtatatatatagaggtttGGGAATTCAACCAACGGCTAAAGATCTATCTGGTTGAATTTATCCAACGGCTTTAATTTAGCTGGAGGATAATGTGTCGGTTTAGTATCCCTAGGATGTCAGTGTAGCCCGCAACTCGTGGgctaacccgaatagcccgccaaatttatagggttagagCTGAATatttccagcccgataaaatcaaaatccGATGGGATGACctgaaaacccgataaaatttctattattctatttttttactcataattcgacacttctgaaaaaatatttaaatttctaaaacatgcattaaaaaatttcaaatattattatttgatcatgtttatgattgagtttaagcatatatctcaaatttagcataattaattattttacattttatgaatataactaattttcatcattatttattgaattgatcGCATGataatcttatcggtagcaactcGATTAatccgatgggctagcccgaaacccgagcttttaagGGTTAGGGTTAAACATTTTTAatccgaaagaaatcacaacccgattagcctgcacccgattgacccgcaacccgagtagggttggcccgaaacccgacgggccgacccgattgacatccctaccatctcaaattcaaaattaattaatcaattaaataaattttttgttttagaaaaataagTACGTACTATAATATTCAAACATGCGTAATCATTCTACTATTTCAATCAACGGAGTAACAAATAAGCACGTATTACGTATACTAGTGAATAAGCTTTATAAGGTCTTCCCAAATATTGAACCAAAGATTATGCAACAGTATAATATatgcaagaaaataaaattcatcACAATTAATTCTTTAGATATCCTAAACAATGTTATGAAGGCAAAGCCACATCTTTTATTCAAATCCAATTCCGCAAACATTATACTTTTACCAAAAGGAAATTCATAAGGGCCTACATACGTTGATGATGAATAACCCCTTTGTTTAGGTTTAAATAatcctattttatattttcatatgtATGTGGGCATTAAGATATAAGGCACACAAGCAAGAAAATGTCACCTAATACTGTTGGAATCAAATTAATGATTCACATAAGTCACACATGTCGAATACGATTGATAAATATAAAGCGGAAGCGTAAATGGATTCAGATTCATGATGTTGTTGATGATTCTGAAGTATGGAAATTAGTCTTCCAAGTGACAACGCTCTCTCACAGATTCTCTGTAATATGTGAAGTCTTGATATTATACGTCTGATCAATAGGAATGAGAATCTATTAATCTATTTATAGGTTGCACTTGGGGACCATAACCATGTATTTAGAGAATAATTCCCTAACTTTATTATAACTTTAATTTCACtcataacaaaattaaagttaTCCAAAGTAGTACCGCACAATAGTCCTCATACTTTCTAGATAATCGTTTGACcctataaattatactccctccgtccgccattaggagtcccatttatgggcggcacgggttttaagaaatggtaagaaaagtgggtggaaaaaagttagtggaataggggtcccacttgaatatattagttttaaatgaaatgtgagtgaaatgagttagtgaaaggtggggactctattaccatttatggtaaaagtgaaccgggactcctattcgcggacggactaaaatagaaaaacgggactcctattcacggacagagggagtataaccTTAGTAGATCACGTAATCGAGTCAATCCATAAATAGCCATAAATATTATACAATCTTTAGACTATTATGTTGGACCATATTAAAATGTtccaacaatctcccacttgggcgAACATAAAAGTCACCAAATGATTGTACATTACTAAAGTTGCGTGCTTACTATTTATATTAATCATCTTTACCGATCCGGTCTACTAAACATGTTAATATAGAACCAAAGAAGTTTAAGTCGCCACACCTATACATGACTAAACTCATCAGTGATCACAAATATTAGCACATCTAGCAACACAAATGATAGTGTTCGATTTCGACTTAGCTTGTGTGGTACGCAGATCAAACAGGTCTAGAGGATTCACTTGACCGCTAAGCCTAGGAACTTTGTAACTATCTGACTGTGTCGTTGGGAGACTCTCAATCGctatcaaaaccttaacccatttACTATTGGGTAGTATAGggagtaaggatcgatcccacagagacagaCGTGGTAAGCAAGTGTTCAGAGGACTTGGAAGgtttcggctgctgccacataACTCATGGGTTAAGACTTGTTTAACTACTAGACTTGGGAAAAATTAAAGGTGACTATTctaaggagtattatttatattatttattctcacATTGTTGATAGTTCCGTTATTGAAAAGTTGGAAGCGCCTTATCATTAGTGAAAATACCTTGTTCTTCTATTTAATATTGCAAGATTAAAATATGATTTCGTTGTCTAACTATACCTCTTTTATTCCTCAGGTTGTTAGACAATCAACCTCACAAGAAATAGATCGATTATATATTACAACGGGAAATTTAAAATCTAATGAACTACAACAGACTATTATAGATTTACACAAGATCTTCACAAATATAGTCAAGTAAACCGTAAAACAATCAAGCCATGCATGCAACATTATATTTCAAGGTATTCACTTTATTGTATGAGTAAGAAGAATTGGTTCCTGAGAAAATTTGCATCTTATAATTTGTAACAATGATGATTGTATTTGTGAATCTATGGTTAATGTTGTATACAGAAGTTTATGGTAAATTGTACTCCGTGTATTGTGATAACACATTTATTTTTACTAAATAAATTCAACCATGACTTGCAAATTGCATTCCCCTATCATTGGTTCAACCGATATGTCGACAATTTTTCTCTTTCGCCCTAAATGTTGAATCCTAGTATTAGTTTATTGTTATTATAAGTGTGAAATAGTTTTATAAAAGTCAATTTGAATGGTGGTAATAATTAAAAACATGCACAAAATGTCATAAGTTGATTGTGTTCAAATCGATGTGTATTACTAAACTCTAATAGTAATACTCcatattagtataaaattatttgaCATCTCAATTTCACAATTGAGAGTTGAGACTCGATTGCAAATATTTAGGATTTTATAAGCATGAATTAATTAACTATTTCCCATATAATATATGAATAGTATTCCATGCCTAATCTTTCGATTCATACAaccattttaatattttgattatgACAAGTTTGGGCGTTTGAAGAAATCAATTAAACATTACAAACAGAAAAAGGGGGTAAAAGCACAAATAATACACTAGAGACCATAATCTAAAACTTGGATTGTATTAAATCAATGGTATTAGTATCTGTTTGGAAGGACTTTGCAAGAAGATCATTGGCAATGTCCGGCTTGGACCCGAAAACAGCATTTGCAATGGTAATAACGCCCGGATTTTGACTGCTTAGGGCAACAATGGCTACGGCATTAACATTTCCGGTGTTCCTCTGGTAATGCACCAGATTTATCGGAAACACAAAAACATCAcccttttgaagtacttttgtGATGAGTCGGTTATCAGGGTTGGAGGTCACGAACCCCACCTCTAAGGTTCCCTCGAGCACTGTCAATATCTCAGTTGCTCGAGGGTGAGTGTGGGGAGGGTTAACTCCCCATGGGGCGAAGTCTATGCGCGCCATGGAAATCCCAAGTGTGTTGAGCCCTGGAATCTGAGCCACATTGGCCGGAGTCACCTTTGATCCTATAGGATTCGTGGCGTTCCCGGGAACGTTGAGCCCACTCATGTAGAAGTCATCCGCTACTACGAGCTTCGGATCTTTACATGCGAAACCATTAACCAGCACTGCACAAATACGAGATCGAAACACACAATCAATATATAACATAGTACTACTAAAAATCTTAATTTAACGAcgataattttattatattgtcGTACCGGGGCCAGTTAGATCAGCAACGCAGAAATCTTGAAGAGGGCTTGAATCAGATGCTATGGCACATGAAAATGTTGCAATGAGCAATCCAAGAACAATAAAATGGGAGGCCATATTTattctttacttttttcttACAAAAGTTGATAAAAGTATTGCCTTTTTTGAGGTGGGAAATATGGTGATGGAGACAAGCTTTTATAGGAGAGTATTCTTAAGATATGATGAGATCATACTCAAATCAGAAAGCCTGCAAACATAGAAAAAATCAAGGAACAATACAATATTGATGCAAAGCTTCGACAATTAAGACCTCATTGACATCgtcaaacaaaattaattgcATTTAAAATAATCTAGCCCATTTTTTATTGCCTCGCTCTTATTGTATATGCCAAAAAGATTTATATCATTTtagcatttaatttattttcgtTTCAGTCGATTAGGATACATAGTACTCATAAGTTTTTGTCCATGTATTgcataattttcattttatcttttttgatTCCTGTATAACATAACAGAGCCACATAAAAATTACTCAGAAACATGGAGTACTTTAATTGTTTTAATGCTTCATGTTCCAAAATATCAAGCTTAGGCTTGATAATATGGATTATCAGTTAATTTTTCTTCTGAAAACAAATTCTCATAGATAGCGCCTGCATTAatctaatattaatatattttacttttcaacacgCTTGATTGTCGAAATGGAAGACGGCAAAAACCAGCAATTATCACAATGTTCAGCTCTATGAATCTTGTTTTCTGAGTGGTATCgtttcaataaaaatatcaaaatttaaagaaattcGAAAAcgacaaaaaaaagaagaaaatcgTTATCCAATTTACTGCTCTTGCAGAgtactaatattattattgatagTCCTAGCTATGGTTACATATTAGTTACCAATCAGCTACTTGATTTAAATTGATAATACCATGTTATATATTGTATCGtatttgataaataaaaatactaggTTGGGGTACAATACGAAATAAAGTAAAGAGTAACAAAATATACTCCGATCCAGAGGCGGACCTACTAAGGGACTTGGGGGTCCCATGGAACCCCAACAATTTCACTATTTATACTACATATAGTCACTTAACTAAAATTCACTCATTAGCTCAAGTGGCAAATCACCAGGCTTAGCAGTTTCATACCTGAGTTTGATTCCCTTTGAgcacttttatattttttatttgttttgttgctATTTTTTGTATtgctttttatatttcttacaGCTATTAGGCACAAAAAAGTTTATGTTCTGTACTAGTCCTTTATGACTaacttatttaaaaattattcataattaataataataataataataataataattgcatAAATTTTCTAGTTTCcatatcattaattatttttatctcaTTATTCACCTTTTTCGCATCTTTATAATGTCGAAGCTTTTGGCAACACcgacattttaaaaaatatcttagTGTTGGACCCCCCAACGTCAAaatcctgcgtccgccactgctcCGATCTATACTATTTATTCCCTTACAAAGTATGAAGAAATAgattaattatagtattatcATATTTGGACTTAAATCAATATATAGATCGATCTACCAATTTACAAAATAGCTAATCATACAAGATATATCTGAATTAAATATGACAGATAGCGTTGATTGGTAGCTTGCAAGGACTGCACATGTTTGGTTTGTATGTTATGCAGGATTTCTCACCAGTCACATTGGTTTCGGGTTTTATTGACATCCCTAGTATTATGACTACGAATGGTTCATTCCGAGATGGTTTGATCATCCCCTGCCTCCAATTCAACCTCGTCGCTTTTGGAGCAGTGCTCGGCGTCTCGCTCGGCTGCCACTTCCTTCATACTTGGCCTCTTTCGAGAATTCACTTTGATACATCGTTTGGCAACTGCAAGAACTTGGTCTCCTTGGCCGCCTTCAGCCACGACAGCCTCCAGTATCTCAGATAGTAGGCCCTGCTTCACCGCTGAACGGAAGTGGTTCGCCAGTCCTATGTCGGCCCTCGCAGAAGAAACCACCTTCCGTCCTGTTAGGATTTCGGCTACCACAACCCCAAACGTCGGTGAATAAGGACGCAAGGAGGGAGCGTCGGTGAATTAATCTTAAGACGCTTTTTAAAAAGCGTCCCTATTAATCTTGAGATGTTTTTGAAAAAGCGTCCCTATATGCAACTTAGAGGCACCATTGAAAAGCGTCTCGAAGTGCAATTTAGAGACAGTCTCTATGTTGCATTTAGCGACACAATTAAAAAGTGTCCCAAAGTACAACTCTGagacacaataaaaaaaacgtCTCTAGAGACGCTATTATAAAATGTCTTAATTTTCAAACATTGCATATCATATTAAAGCACATGTAAATTCCAACGAGGTTACTATAACACCATTTGACTAAAATAGAGTCTCGAACTTCTTGAAACCAAAGCTGATACATAGATTATTGTTCTTACAATAGTGTTGATGTAAGAAAAATTTACAGTTCAAATCATTTTCAAGTTACTTGAAACTGTTGCAGGGGATGTGGGTTCCTGTTGGGAAACTTTCTCTGTACACAGCCTTCGGTGGAGTTTGTCCTCAGCTGTAAGGATATCAATTTTATCCCATTTTTCTTTCTCACAACAATGCCATTTTATTCTTCTAATGTCTCAATACTTCCTATCATCCTTCCGGTCATCAAAATCTTCTACTTTTCTACAACCTCTGttcaacaaaaaacaaaatgtCATAAATGTATTATATAATGTGCAATTATTCCTTATGTATAACATATTGCTTACCCATGAACTCGTTCCTCAAATTTTggctattttttaaaaatttccaaTGCAGATGATTGCGTCCCTAATTTTGGGTCCTTATAGGATATATTTGTTgtagtgtttttattttgttcataAATATGCATAAATTTAAAGATCGTGTCACGGTGAACACGATCAGAGCCCTACGGCCTCAGATATTAATCACTCTACCACTAGATCAATTATACGCACACAAAATCCACAATTAGAGTTCgagcttttattttattttattttttgcggggactaattttgaaattttattgatGAAGAACAAAGAACTACAAATTAAAATGTTTGCTACATGGATAGCACATATATATCTATCATGAAGCAATTAAAGACTTCGGTTATAAGATGAAaggataataaataaaaaaatgttacatATTGAGATGAGCAATAACTATCCAATTTTTTAAGCGTTTGGTGCAATTGATCACTAATATATGACAACTGCAGTTTCTTGTTAATGTACTCAACAGACGTGCTATACGTTCAAATATTTATGTTTCTGTAGAATCTTATGGTAAATTAAAAATTGTGAAAAATTTAGGACTCAAAATATTTCACATTGTTCGTTTCTTAACAATAGAACAATGGCCTCTCATATGCTGCAGCATCTCATGTTGTATCTATCcattttaattggattttgCTTGGCACATCAAGAAGAATTTGTTAAATGCATGTCCAAACAATCTTCATCGTTGCATACTAATACCTCCAAATATGTATATTCGCTTCATTCTCAATCGTATTTCAATCTCTTGCAACCTTTGAAACACAACGCAAGATGGAAAAATTCAGTTCATCAAAGGCCCAAATTCATTGTTACTCCAACCAACCACCACCAAATCAAAGCCGCCATAATATGCGCACGGGCCCACACCTTGCAAATAAGGGTACTAAGCGGGGGCCACGACTTTGAGGGTCTATCCTACAGgtcagtggcggatctagggggggcaggagggggcggtcgccccctccgtgcgactatttttcccttatcgggatgtaaatttaccatgtccgccccctccgtttgcctccggcgtcgccccgaacaataaaaaaaacagccatgtccgcactaaaccaagctaatactatatattccgccccctccatttccggatcctggatccgccactgctacAGGTCAAGGCACCGGTTCGTGCTCATTGACCTAGTCAACCTCCGTTCCATCACCATTAACATGGATGACGAGACGGCTTGGGTCCAGGCCAGGGCCACACTTGGCAAATTGTACTGCAACATCGCCAAGAAGAGCCACACACATGCCTTCCCTGCTGGGGTGTGCCCTAGCGTGGGCGCAGGGGGCCACATCAGCGGTGGTGGCATGGGCACGTTAGTTCGTAAATACGGCCTAGCAGCCGACAACATCCTTGACGCAAAAATCATGAATGCGAAAGGCGAGATCCTCGACAGGGAATTAATGGGTGAGGATCTATTCTGGGCAATCCGAGGAGGGGGTGGGGCCAGCTTCGGCATCATACTTGCGTGGCGGGTCCAGCTCATCCGAGTCCCT
This genomic window from Salvia splendens isolate huo1 unplaced genomic scaffold, SspV2 ctg968, whole genome shotgun sequence contains:
- the LOC121791923 gene encoding O-acetylstemmadenine oxidase-like; translation: MDDETAWVQARATLGKLYCNIAKKSHTHAFPAGVCPSVGAGGHISGGGMGTLVRKYGLAADNILDAKIMNAKGEILDRELMGEDLFWAIRGGGGASFGIILAWRVQLIRVPSLTTVFTIHKDLDDTGIEVVDKWQKIANK
- the LOC121791922 gene encoding putative germin-like protein 2-1; translation: MASHFIVLGLLIATFSCAIASDSSPLQDFCVADLTGPVLVNGFACKDPKLVVADDFYMSGLNVPGNATNPIGSKVTPANVAQIPGLNTLGISMARIDFAPWGVNPPHTHPRATEILTVLEGTLEVGFVTSNPDNRLITKVLQKGDVFVFPINLVHYQRNTGNVNAVAIVALSSQNPGVITIANAVFGSKPDIANDLLAKSFQTDTNTIDLIQSKF